In one window of Canis lupus baileyi chromosome 10, mCanLup2.hap1, whole genome shotgun sequence DNA:
- the LOC140640939 gene encoding interferon alpha-1/2 produces MALPCSFSVALVLLSCHSLCCLACHLPDTHGLRNWRVLTLLGQMRRLSAGSCDHYTNDFAFPKELFDGQRLQEAQALSVVHVMTQKVFHLFCPDTSSAPWNMTLLEELCSGLSEQLDDLEACPLQEAGLAETPLMHEDSTLRTYFQRISLYLQDRNHSPCAWEMVRAEIGRSFFSSTILQERIRRRK; encoded by the coding sequence atggccctgccctgctccttctcggtggccctggtgctgctcagctgccactccctgtgctgtctggcttgccacctgcccgacacccacggcctgcgcaactggagggtcctgacgctcctgggacagatgaggagactctccgccggctcttgtgaccactacaccaatgactttgccttccccaaggagctgtttgatggccagcggctccaggaggcgcaggccctctctgtggtccacgtgatgacccagaaggtcttccacctcttctgcccggacacgtcctctgctccttggaacatgactctcctggaggaactgtgctcggggctctctgagcagctggatgacctggaggcctgtcccctgcaggaggcggggctggccgagacccccctcatgcatgaggactccaccctgaggacctacttccaaaggatctccctctacctgcaagacaggaaccacagcccgtgtgcctgggagatggtccgagcagaaatcgggagatccttcttctcctcgacaatcttgcaagaaagaatcaggaggaggaaatga
- the LOC140640940 gene encoding interferon alpha-1/2-like: MALPCSFSVALVLLSCHSLCCLACHLPDTHGLRNWRVLTLLGQMRRLSAGSCDHYTNDFAFPKELFDGQRLQEAQALSVVHVMTQKVFHLFCPDTSSAPWNMTLLEELCSGLSEQLDDLEACPLQEAGLAETPLMHEDSTLRTYFQRISLYLQDRNHSPCAWEMVRAEIGRSFFSSTILQERIRRKE; encoded by the coding sequence atggccctgccctgctccttctcggtggccctggtgctgctcagctgccactccctgtgctgtctggcttgccacctgcccgacacccacggcctgcgcaactggagggtcctgacgctcctgggacagatgaggagactctccgccggctcttgtgaccactacaccaatgactttgccttccccaaggagctgtttgatggccagcggctccaggaggcgcaggccctctctgtggtccacgtgatgacccagaaggtcttccacctcttctgcccggacacgtcctctgctccttggaacatgactctcctggaggaactgtgctcggggctctctgagcagctggatgacctggaggcctgtcccctgcaggaggcggggctggccgagacccccctcatgcatgaggactccaccctgaggacctacttccaaaggatctccctctacctgcaagacaggaaccacagcccgtgtgcctgggagatggtccgagcagaaatcgggagatccttcttctcctcgacaatcttgcaagaaagaatcaggaggaaGGAATGA